From Cyprinus carpio isolate SPL01 chromosome A7, ASM1834038v1, whole genome shotgun sequence, a single genomic window includes:
- the LOC109075246 gene encoding uncharacterized protein LOC109075246 gives MGVRAHSTRSMVASKAFNLGVALQDICAATGWSSPDTFVHFYNLDLASSPDILQICAVVSTIPAGATYSYPCHGMEGRYVTVNIPGTSMVLTLCEVEVYAIFPDNLAAGRNVTQSSTYGLWSAEHAIDFNPGLTKSWSACSSSNVQTNPWWSVDLSYIYRVSRVVITNRLDCCPERINGAEIRIGNSLENNGNNNPICAVISSIPAGVSSTYICNDMEGRYLNLIIPGDSRILTLCEVEVYGEGPLMKKTFVKMKLKSSSSLSEPAVRVQLLSQGCGGLNHFHHLPLQSQTFQKDCVGYLTTELPMPQFFGLTNIQFQGAFNQPSSDCHVVLTAELSSNPNPVLLKQLIKVFSITTNFQAGVDQAAMPAKADLRLWDFSEE, from the exons ATGGGGGTCAGAGCGCACTCGACCAGGAGCATGGTGGCCTCCAAGGCTTTTAACTTGGGTGTGGCCTTGCAGGACATTTGTGCTGCGACAGGCTGGTCCTCTCCGGACACTTTTGTCCACTTCTATAACCTGGACCTGGCATCTAGCCCAG ATATCTtgcagat ATGTGCTGTAGTTTCTACTATTCCAGCAGGAGCTACCTACAGCTATCCGTGTCATGGGATGGAGGGACGTTATGTTACTGTGAATATTCCTGGAACTTCAATGGTTCTTACTCTGTGTGAGGTGGAGGTCTATGCAATTTTTCCAG ATAATTTGGCAGCTGGAAGAAACGTCACACAGTCGTCAACTTATGGCCTCTGGTCTGCTGAACATGCCATTGATTTCAATCCAGGTTTAACAAAATCATGGTCAGCATGTTCCTCAAGCAATGTTCAGACTAACCCATGGTGGAGTGTGGATCTGAGTTATATTTACAGAGTTAGTAGAGTCGTAATCACAAACAGACTGGACTGCTGTCCAGAACGAATAAATGGAGCAGAGATTCGCATCGGAAACTCTTTGGAGAACAACGGCAACAACAATCCCAT ATGTGCTGTGATTTCTAGCATTCCAGCTGGTGTTTCCTCCACCTACATATGTAACGATATGGAGGGTCGATACTTGAATCTGATCATTCCTGGAGATTCAAGGATTCTTACTCTGTGTGAGGTGGAGGTCTATGGAGAAG GTCCTTTAATGAAGAAAACGTTTGTGAAGATGAAGCTGAAGTCCAGTTCAAGTCTGTCTGAACCTGCAGTGAGAGTCCAGCTCCTGTCACAG GGCTGTGGAGGTCTCAACCATTTCCACCATCTGCCCCTCCAATCCCAAACGTTTCAGAAAGATTGTGTTGGATACTTGACGACAGAGCTTCCTATGCCCCAATTCTTTGGACTTACTAATATCCAGTTCCAAGGAGCTTTCAACCAACCT AGTAGTGATTGCCATGTAGTCCTGACGgcagagttaagctccaacccCAATCCTGTACTGCTGAAGCAGCTGATAAAGGTCTTCAGTATCACCacaaacttccaggcaggtgtggaCCAAGctgca ATGCCTGCTAAAGCAGATCTCAGACTCTGGGACTTCTCTGAGGAGTAA